The following proteins are co-located in the Microplitis demolitor isolate Queensland-Clemson2020A chromosome 3, iyMicDemo2.1a, whole genome shotgun sequence genome:
- the LOC103568944 gene encoding prion-like-(Q/N-rich) domain-bearing protein 25, whose product MSSGISLLFLGGIIVSMVSFVDSSLISKLNEYLYHQCADDNDLCNPTYNTACCNQSLECILVDSYNRFKCIDRGQLGRFCKTDDDCKYIPHAECSIRNTCVCKIAIVVDDDVKCGPPLNVTCEDYKLCGPDNSICFDNKCECDNGYLPLNDRRCLPILLGTYCKDDKDCSAINNAECSKNNICTCTLHTTQINSIRCKPDSNFVCKTNRQCEENALCINNKCQCIPKFKYNLDHECVPAFLGMKCEYDTDCSELIHHTMCSIDKKCICDDFSNLVADSRCESIEQIICNTCADDFIYCINDKCYCRPDYVYQESKCVRKQE is encoded by the exons atgTCATCCGgaatttcacttttatttttgggTGGAATCATTGTCTCCATGGTATCCTTTGTTGATTCATCACTTATATCCAAACTTAATGAATATCTCTATCATCAATGTGCTGATGACAATGATCTT tgTAATCCTACTTACAACACAGCATGCTGTAATCAAAGTCTAGAGTGTATATTGGTCGATAGCTATAACCGATTTAAATGTATTGATAGGG GACAATTGGGTCGATTTTGTAAAACTGATGACGATTGCAAGTATATACCGCATGCAGAATGTTCAATACGAAATACATGTGTTTGTAAGATCGCTATTGTCGTAGACGATGATGTAAAATGTGGGCCACCATTAAACGTGACTTGTGAGGATTATAAATTATGTGGTCCCGACAATTCTATTTGTTTTGATAACAAATGTGAATGCGATAATGGCTATTTACCGTTAAACGATCGTCGTTGTTTACCAA TATTGTTAGGCACTTATTGTAAAGATGATAAAGATTGTAGTGCTATAAACAATGCAGAGtgttctaaaaataatatttgtactTGTACATTACATACAActcaaattaattcaataagaTGTAAGCctgattcaaattttgtgtGCAAAACCAATCGTCAATGCGAGGAAAATGCACTGtgtatcaataataaatgtcaatgtatacctaaatttaaatataacctAGATCACGAATGTGTTCCag CTTTTTTAGGAATGAAATGCGAATATGATACAGACTGTAGTGAATTAATACATCATACAATGTgttctattgataaaaaatgtatatgcgATGATTTTTCTAATCTCGTAGCAGATTCTAGGTGTGAGTCAATTGAACAGATAATTTGTAATACATGTGCGGACGATTTTATCTATTGTATCAATGATAAATGTTACTGCAGGCCTGATTATGTATATCAGGAATCAAAATGTGTCCGAAAACAGGAATAA